In Chelonoidis abingdonii isolate Lonesome George chromosome 22, CheloAbing_2.0, whole genome shotgun sequence, one genomic interval encodes:
- the LOC116829853 gene encoding L-serine dehydratase/L-threonine deaminase-like isoform X1, giving the protein MTSARSLHVNTPLRDSVPLSKVAGTNVYLKLDNAQPTGSFKIRGIGHLCKTWAERGCKRFVCSSGGNAGLAAAYSARKLGIPATILVPTSTPAFTIERLKDEGATVCIVGEMLDETIEQAKELVKNNPGWVYVPPFDDPLIWEGHTSIVKELKEDLDSKPGALALSVGGGGMLCGVVQGLREAGWEDVPIVAMETKGAHSLNAAMAAGQLVTLPEITSVAKTLGAKTVGAETLKLAREHPVFSEVITDQEAVMAIEKFVDDEKILVEPACGAALAAVYSGVVQRLQTEGKLGRALGSLVIIVCGGNNITLAQLQRLKEQLGIQNVMAA; this is encoded by the exons ATGACTTCTGCCAGGAGCTTGCATGTGAACACGCCCCTGAGGGACAGCGTCCCGCTCTCCAAGGTGGCTGGCACCAATGTCTACCTGAAGCTGGACAATGCTCAGCCCACAGGCTCCTTTAAAATCCGGGGCATCGGCCACCTCTGTAAAACG TGGGCGGAGAGAGGCTGCAAGCGCTTCGTATGCTCCTCAG GTGGCAATGCTGGCCTGGCAGCTGCCTACTCTGCCAGGAAACTGGGCATCCCAGCCACCATCCTCGTGCCCACGTCCACACCAGCTTTCACCATTGAGCGGCTGAAGGATGAAGGGGCCACTGTCTGCATTGTGGGAGAG ATGCTGGATGAGACCATAGAGCAAGCCAAGGAGCTGGTGAAGAACAACCCTGGGTGGGTCTATGTGCCCCCTTTCGATGATCCCCTCATCTG GGAAGGCCACACATCCATAGTGAAGGAGTTGAAGGAAGACTTGGACTCCAAGCCTGGGGCGCTGGCCCTGTCTGTGGGAGGCGGCGGGATGCTGTGCGGAGTGGTCCAGGGCCTCCGTGAAGCAGGCTGGGAAGATGTGCCCATTGTTGCTATGGAGACCAAAGGGGCACACAGCCTGAATGCTGCCATGGCTGCTGGGCAGCTGGTGACACTGCCAGAAATCACTAG TGTCGCAAAGACCCTTGGGGCAAAGACGGTGGGAGCGGAGACGCTGAAGCTGGCCCGAGAGCACCCCGTCTTCTCAGAGGTCATCACGGACCAGGAGGCAGTCATGGCCATCGAAAAGTTTGTGG ACGATGAGAAGATCCTGGTGGAGCCGGCCTGCGGGGCAGCGCTGGCTGCCGTCTACAGCGGCGTGGTGCAGAGGCTGCAGACAGAGGGGAAACTGGGCCGTGCCCTGGGCTCCCTGGTGATCATCGTGTGCGGGGGCAACAACATCACGTTGGCCCAGCTGCAGCGCCTCAAGGAGCAGCTGGGCATCCAGAACGTCATGGCAGCCTAG
- the LOC116829853 gene encoding L-serine dehydratase/L-threonine deaminase-like isoform X2, translated as MTSARSLHVNTPLRDSVPLSKVAGTNVYLKLDNAQPTGSFKIRGIGHLCKTWAERGCKRFVCSSGGNAGLAAAYSARKLGIPATILVPTSTPAFTIERLKDEGATVCIVGEMLDETIEQAKELVKNNPGWVYVPPFDDPLIWEGHTSIVKELKEDLDSKPGALALSVGGGGMLCGVVQGLREAGWEDVPIVAMETKGAHSLNAAMAAGQLVTLPEITSVAKTLGAKTVGAETLKLAREHPVFSEVITDQEAVMAIEKFVDRAARPF; from the exons ATGACTTCTGCCAGGAGCTTGCATGTGAACACGCCCCTGAGGGACAGCGTCCCGCTCTCCAAGGTGGCTGGCACCAATGTCTACCTGAAGCTGGACAATGCTCAGCCCACAGGCTCCTTTAAAATCCGGGGCATCGGCCACCTCTGTAAAACG TGGGCGGAGAGAGGCTGCAAGCGCTTCGTATGCTCCTCAG GTGGCAATGCTGGCCTGGCAGCTGCCTACTCTGCCAGGAAACTGGGCATCCCAGCCACCATCCTCGTGCCCACGTCCACACCAGCTTTCACCATTGAGCGGCTGAAGGATGAAGGGGCCACTGTCTGCATTGTGGGAGAG ATGCTGGATGAGACCATAGAGCAAGCCAAGGAGCTGGTGAAGAACAACCCTGGGTGGGTCTATGTGCCCCCTTTCGATGATCCCCTCATCTG GGAAGGCCACACATCCATAGTGAAGGAGTTGAAGGAAGACTTGGACTCCAAGCCTGGGGCGCTGGCCCTGTCTGTGGGAGGCGGCGGGATGCTGTGCGGAGTGGTCCAGGGCCTCCGTGAAGCAGGCTGGGAAGATGTGCCCATTGTTGCTATGGAGACCAAAGGGGCACACAGCCTGAATGCTGCCATGGCTGCTGGGCAGCTGGTGACACTGCCAGAAATCACTAG TGTCGCAAAGACCCTTGGGGCAAAGACGGTGGGAGCGGAGACGCTGAAGCTGGCCCGAGAGCACCCCGTCTTCTCAGAGGTCATCACGGACCAGGAGGCAGTCATGGCCATCGAAAAGTTTGTGG ACAGAGCTGCACGGCCATTTTAA